Proteins found in one Cellulomonas palmilytica genomic segment:
- a CDS encoding family 20 glycosylhydrolase — protein MSQPGVVPRPVHLEVGSQAPFVVGETTTVVVDPRPDLIAHGVLAADLLGRVTEQAIEVRYTDDARGARDVIRLRLAAADEPDLLPGDEAYKVVAGPSRVEAVARTSAGLTRAVVTLRQLLEQGSDGAWRVPAVEVRDAPRFAWRGLSVDVARHFLSVDVLKVVVGLMAHYKLNVLHLHLTDDQGWRLHVPSRPHLARKSSGTAVGGDRGGCYTPSDFADLVQYADARGITVIPEIDVPGHVNAATHAYGDLTPDGVPTDEYTGIEVGFSRLYADLPATGEFLRAVFTDVAAMTPGPYVHIGGDEVLTMEHDEYVTLVGQAAAAVRAAGKKVVGWQEIASTPLEPGTVVQYWDTRVDPEPFVAAARAGASILMSPASKVYLDMKYDERTALGLDWAGHVEVRDAYDWEPTTLVDGLPAESVIGVEAAVWTETIRDLDALTTMLLPRLAAVAEVAWTAPERRDWDDFRARIAAHGPFWDRLGVRWYASGQVEWPGRTRGVRTA, from the coding sequence GTGTCGCAGCCCGGAGTCGTCCCCCGACCCGTCCACCTCGAGGTGGGCAGCCAGGCGCCGTTCGTCGTGGGGGAGACGACCACCGTCGTCGTGGACCCCCGGCCGGACCTCATCGCGCACGGCGTGCTCGCCGCCGACCTGCTCGGGCGGGTGACGGAGCAGGCGATCGAGGTGCGGTACACCGACGACGCGCGCGGCGCGCGCGACGTGATCCGGCTGCGCCTCGCCGCGGCCGACGAGCCCGACCTGCTGCCCGGCGACGAGGCGTACAAGGTCGTCGCGGGCCCGAGCCGCGTCGAGGCCGTCGCGCGCACGTCCGCCGGACTGACGCGCGCCGTGGTGACGCTGCGCCAGCTGCTCGAGCAGGGCAGCGACGGCGCGTGGCGCGTGCCCGCGGTGGAGGTGCGTGACGCGCCACGGTTCGCGTGGCGCGGGCTGTCCGTGGACGTGGCCCGCCACTTCCTGTCGGTCGACGTCCTCAAGGTCGTCGTCGGCCTCATGGCGCACTACAAGCTCAACGTCCTGCACCTGCACCTCACCGACGACCAGGGCTGGCGCCTGCACGTGCCGTCGCGCCCGCACCTCGCGCGCAAGTCGTCGGGCACGGCCGTGGGCGGGGACCGGGGCGGCTGCTACACGCCGTCGGACTTCGCCGACCTGGTGCAGTACGCCGACGCGCGAGGCATCACGGTGATCCCCGAGATCGACGTCCCCGGGCACGTCAACGCCGCGACGCACGCGTACGGCGACCTCACGCCCGACGGCGTGCCGACCGACGAGTACACCGGCATCGAGGTCGGCTTCTCGCGCCTGTACGCCGACCTGCCCGCCACCGGCGAGTTCCTGCGCGCCGTGTTCACCGACGTCGCCGCGATGACCCCCGGGCCGTACGTGCACATCGGCGGCGACGAGGTCCTGACGATGGAGCACGACGAGTACGTGACGCTCGTCGGGCAGGCCGCCGCCGCGGTGCGCGCGGCGGGGAAGAAGGTCGTCGGGTGGCAGGAGATCGCGTCGACGCCGCTCGAGCCCGGGACCGTCGTGCAGTACTGGGACACGCGCGTCGACCCCGAGCCGTTCGTCGCGGCCGCGCGCGCGGGCGCGTCGATCCTCATGTCGCCCGCGTCGAAGGTCTACCTCGACATGAAGTACGACGAGCGCACCGCGCTGGGCCTCGACTGGGCCGGGCACGTCGAGGTGCGTGACGCGTACGACTGGGAGCCCACCACGTTGGTCGACGGGCTGCCGGCGGAGTCCGTGATCGGGGTCGAGGCCGCGGTGTGGACCGAGACGATCCGCGACCTCGACGCCCTGACCACCATGCTGCTGCCGCGGCTCGCGGCCGTCGCCGAGGTCGCGTGGACCGCGCCCGAGCGGCGCGACTGGGACGACTTCCGCGCTCGCATCGCCGCGCACGGGCCGTTCTGGGACCGCCTGGGCGTGCGCTGGTACGCCAGCGGCCAGGTCGAGTGGCCCGGCCGCACGCGCGGGGTGCGCACGGCCTGA
- a CDS encoding dolichyl-phosphate-mannose--protein mannosyltransferase, with protein MPQSPDAVDPTTGAPDDARARAAAARTDGDFAPPGSNGAPHPVTPPTTPLPGPPAGWSTPYVAPVPLEPEDGSDDAGDGSSTDTAGEAAAEPAGTTTGDWPDPYAVGDDGTSPWTPRTSVATAEVEPEPRRVPDAAELRERLLGAATIALDATRRNRVIGWVVALVVTAFGGILRFWNLGSPHELVFDETYYVKDGWSLVERGYEADWGEEPNPRFEQGDTSMLGTKAEYFVHPQVGKWLIGLGMRVGGGVESAFSWRLAVAVLGTLSVLMLTRIARRLFASTAWGAVAGGLLAIDGMGIVMSRTSLLDPVLMFFVLAAFGALLLDREQSRRRLAERQAALLADGKDTEFGPGLGWRWWRFAAAVLLGLAIGTKWSGLYFLAVFGVVSVLWDATARRTAGVRVWAAVAFVRDAIPAAFLMVGTAVVVYVGTWWSWFTNAGSYGRQWAAEHPGEGLTFLPEGLRSLFEFHRQMWNFHRDLDSPHTYQAHPLGWIVQWRPTSFFWGDESGLSGADAQAACGTDHCARAILAIGNPVVWWAGAAAILVALFWLVWYRDWRAGAVLSGLVAGWAPWFLYSDRTIFAFYSIAFAPWVVLTLVYVLTLIVGPPTLPPRSRRGAIIGVGVFLGIVVAISAYFYPIWVGWTVPYDFWHQHMWMRQWV; from the coding sequence GTGCCGCAGTCGCCCGACGCCGTCGACCCCACCACGGGAGCGCCCGACGACGCGCGTGCGCGCGCCGCCGCCGCCCGCACCGACGGCGACTTCGCGCCGCCCGGGTCGAACGGCGCACCACACCCGGTCACGCCCCCGACGACGCCCCTGCCCGGCCCGCCCGCGGGCTGGAGCACGCCGTACGTCGCGCCCGTCCCGCTCGAGCCGGAGGACGGGTCCGACGACGCCGGAGACGGCTCGTCGACCGACACCGCCGGTGAGGCCGCGGCCGAGCCCGCCGGCACGACGACCGGCGACTGGCCCGACCCGTACGCCGTCGGCGACGACGGGACGAGCCCGTGGACCCCCCGCACGTCCGTCGCGACCGCCGAGGTCGAGCCCGAGCCGCGCCGCGTCCCCGACGCCGCCGAGCTGCGCGAACGGCTCCTCGGCGCCGCGACCATCGCGCTCGACGCGACGCGTCGCAACCGCGTGATCGGGTGGGTCGTCGCGCTCGTGGTCACGGCGTTCGGCGGGATCCTGCGGTTCTGGAACCTCGGCTCGCCGCACGAGCTCGTGTTCGACGAGACGTACTACGTCAAGGACGGCTGGTCGCTCGTCGAGCGCGGCTACGAGGCCGACTGGGGCGAGGAGCCCAACCCGCGTTTCGAGCAGGGCGACACGTCGATGCTCGGCACGAAGGCCGAGTACTTCGTGCACCCGCAGGTCGGCAAGTGGCTGATCGGGCTGGGCATGCGGGTCGGCGGCGGTGTGGAGTCGGCGTTCTCGTGGCGGCTCGCGGTCGCGGTGCTCGGCACGCTGTCGGTCCTGATGCTCACGCGCATCGCGCGGCGCCTGTTCGCGTCGACCGCGTGGGGCGCGGTCGCGGGCGGGCTGCTCGCGATCGACGGCATGGGCATCGTCATGTCCCGCACGTCGCTGCTCGACCCGGTGCTCATGTTCTTCGTGCTCGCGGCGTTCGGGGCGCTGCTCCTCGACCGCGAGCAGTCCCGCAGACGCCTCGCGGAACGTCAGGCGGCGCTGCTCGCCGACGGCAAGGACACCGAGTTCGGGCCGGGGCTGGGCTGGCGGTGGTGGCGGTTCGCGGCCGCGGTGCTGCTCGGCCTCGCGATCGGCACCAAGTGGTCCGGGCTGTACTTCCTCGCGGTGTTCGGCGTGGTGTCGGTGCTGTGGGACGCGACCGCGCGTCGCACCGCGGGCGTGCGCGTGTGGGCCGCGGTGGCGTTCGTGCGCGACGCGATCCCGGCGGCGTTCCTCATGGTCGGCACGGCGGTCGTCGTGTACGTCGGCACGTGGTGGTCGTGGTTCACGAACGCGGGCTCCTACGGGCGGCAGTGGGCGGCGGAGCACCCCGGCGAGGGCCTGACGTTCCTGCCCGAGGGGCTGCGCTCGCTGTTCGAGTTCCACCGGCAGATGTGGAACTTCCACCGGGACCTGGACTCGCCGCACACCTACCAGGCGCACCCGCTCGGCTGGATCGTGCAGTGGCGACCGACGTCCTTCTTCTGGGGCGACGAGTCCGGCCTGTCGGGCGCGGACGCCCAGGCGGCGTGCGGGACGGACCACTGCGCGCGCGCGATCCTCGCGATCGGCAACCCCGTGGTGTGGTGGGCCGGCGCCGCGGCGATCCTCGTCGCGCTGTTCTGGCTCGTCTGGTACCGCGACTGGCGCGCGGGCGCGGTGCTGTCCGGCCTCGTCGCCGGGTGGGCGCCGTGGTTCCTGTACTCCGATCGCACGATCTTCGCGTTCTACTCGATCGCGTTCGCGCCGTGGGTGGTGCTCACGCTCGTCTACGTGCTGACGCTGATCGTCGGACCACCCACGCTCCCGCCCCGCTCGAGGCGCGGCGCGATCATCGGCGTCGGGGTGTTCCTGGGGATCGTCGTGGCGATCAGCGCGTACTTCTACCCGATCTGGGTCGGCTGGACCGTGCCGTACGACTTCTGGCACCAGCACATGTGGATGCGCCAGTGGGTCTGA
- the rsmI gene encoding 16S rRNA (cytidine(1402)-2'-O)-methyltransferase — protein sequence MAHDETAGRLVLAATPIGNVDDASARLRTLLETADVVAAEDTRRLRVLAARLGVEVRGRVVSHHEHNEASRSDELLDVVAGGGTVVVVTDAGMPAVSDPGFRVVTAAVQAGLPVTAAPGPSAVLTALALSGLPTDRFCFEGFVPRKPGERARTLAALADERRTMVFFEAPHRLEALLGAMVEAFGADRPAAVCRELTKTYEEVLRGPLAELAQWAAGEVRGEIVVVVGGATRPAGGGDLTALVAQVRARVDAGERLKDAARAVAAAAGVPTRTLYEAALPSAGTRPTP from the coding sequence ATGGCGCACGACGAGACCGCGGGACGACTGGTGCTCGCCGCGACCCCCATCGGCAACGTCGACGACGCCTCGGCGCGCCTGCGCACGCTGCTCGAGACGGCCGACGTCGTGGCGGCCGAGGACACGCGCCGGCTGCGGGTGCTCGCGGCGCGCCTCGGGGTCGAGGTCCGCGGCCGCGTGGTGTCCCACCACGAGCACAACGAGGCGTCCCGGTCCGACGAGCTGCTGGACGTCGTCGCGGGCGGCGGCACGGTCGTCGTCGTGACCGACGCGGGGATGCCCGCGGTGTCCGACCCGGGGTTCCGCGTGGTGACCGCCGCGGTGCAGGCCGGCCTGCCGGTCACGGCCGCGCCGGGCCCGAGCGCGGTGCTCACGGCGCTCGCGCTGTCCGGGCTGCCCACCGACCGGTTCTGCTTCGAGGGGTTCGTGCCGCGCAAGCCGGGTGAGCGCGCGCGGACGCTCGCGGCGCTCGCGGACGAGCGGCGCACGATGGTGTTCTTCGAGGCGCCGCACCGGCTCGAGGCTCTGCTGGGCGCGATGGTCGAGGCGTTCGGCGCGGACCGGCCCGCCGCCGTGTGCCGCGAGCTGACGAAGACGTACGAGGAGGTCCTGCGGGGTCCCCTGGCGGAGCTCGCGCAGTGGGCCGCGGGCGAGGTCCGTGGCGAGATCGTCGTCGTCGTGGGCGGTGCGACCCGGCCCGCGGGCGGTGGCGACCTGACGGCCCTCGTCGCGCAGGTGCGTGCCCGTGTGGACGCCGGCGAACGCCTCAAGGACGCCGCGCGCGCGGTCGCCGCCGCGGCGGGCGTGCCGACGCGCACCCTGTACGAGGCGGCGCTGCCGAGCGCCGGGACACGTCCGACGCCCTGA
- a CDS encoding isochorismatase family protein has translation MDHGRRALLVVDVQPTFCEGGALPVAGGNDVAEAIARYAAAHRDRYDVVVTTQDWHVDPGTHFSDEPDFVDTWPPHGVAGTAEAELHPALSELGPDVSVKKGEYAAAYSGFEGVDAQGRALAAILREEQVTDVDVVGIAESHCVRATALDAHAEGLRTRVLTDLTVPVTPELGAAARDDLRAAGVELVPSSAAFVE, from the coding sequence ATGGACCACGGCCGACGCGCGCTGCTCGTCGTCGACGTGCAGCCCACGTTCTGCGAGGGTGGCGCGCTGCCCGTCGCGGGCGGCAACGACGTTGCGGAGGCGATCGCGCGGTACGCCGCCGCGCACCGCGACCGGTACGACGTGGTCGTCACCACGCAGGACTGGCACGTCGACCCGGGCACGCACTTCTCCGACGAGCCGGACTTCGTCGACACCTGGCCGCCGCACGGCGTCGCCGGGACCGCGGAGGCCGAGCTGCATCCCGCGCTGTCCGAGCTCGGGCCGGACGTGAGCGTGAAGAAGGGCGAGTACGCGGCGGCGTACTCGGGGTTCGAGGGCGTGGACGCCCAGGGCCGGGCGCTGGCCGCGATCCTGCGCGAGGAGCAGGTCACGGACGTGGACGTCGTCGGGATCGCCGAGTCGCACTGCGTGCGCGCCACGGCGCTCGACGCGCACGCCGAGGGGCTGCGCACGCGCGTCCTGACCGACCTGACCGTCCCGGTGACCCCCGAGCTGGGCGCGGCGGCGCGCGACGACCTGCGGGCCGCGGGCGTCGAGCTGGTGCCGAGCTCCGCGGCGTTCGTCGAGTAG
- a CDS encoding PadR family transcriptional regulator, with translation MAAESDALLTQLRKGVLEYCVLACLRKDRAYGLELATRLSRYQVLFASEGTLYPLLSRMRRQGWVETSWQESTSGPPRRYYELTPQGRTALDLFTRAWEPFRQDVDTVLEESR, from the coding sequence ATGGCCGCAGAGTCGGACGCGCTGCTGACGCAGCTGCGCAAGGGGGTCCTCGAGTACTGCGTCCTCGCATGCCTGCGTAAGGACAGGGCGTACGGCCTCGAGCTGGCCACCCGCCTCTCCCGCTACCAGGTGCTGTTCGCGAGCGAGGGCACGCTCTACCCGCTGCTGTCGCGCATGCGCCGGCAGGGCTGGGTGGAGACGTCGTGGCAGGAGTCCACCAGCGGACCACCACGGCGCTACTACGAGCTCACCCCGCAAGGTCGCACCGCGCTCGACCTGTTCACCCGCGCGTGGGAACCGTTCCGCCAGGACGTCGACACCGTGCTGGAGGAGTCCCGATGA
- the metG gene encoding methionine--tRNA ligase, with protein sequence MSRILSAVAWPYANGPRHIGHVAGFGVPSDVFSRYMRMAGHDVLMVSGTDEHGTPILVEAEKQGTTPQALADKYNRVIAEDLTALGLTYDLFTRTTTRNHYAVVQEMFRTVHANGYMIEKTTMGAISPSTGRTLPDRYIEGTCPICGYDGARGDQCDNCGNQLDPVDLVNPRSRINGEKPKFVESTHFFLDLPAFANALDAWLRTRSDWRPNVLNFSLNLIDDMRPRAMTRDIDWGIPVPLAGWEENPNKRLYVWFDAVIGYLSASIEWARRSGDPDAWRQWWNDPDARSYYFMGKDNITFHSQIWPAELLGYDGKGAKGGAPGAYGELQLPTEVVSSEFLTMEGKKFASSRGIVIYVRDMLARYQPDALRYFIAVAGPESQDSDFTWSDFLRRTNDELVAGWGNLVNRTASMIHKNFGEIPAAGELLDVDRAILDQSRASFAAVGDLIGTHRHKAAIAEAMRVVQEANRYVSETEPWKLKGDRERLGTVLNTAAQVVVDANTLLAPFLPHSAQKVHETFGGTGVFAPQPRLDEVTDLDDESRHYPVITGDYSDVPAWASPTLTPGTPVGAPTPVFTKLDDSIVEEELARYQNR encoded by the coding sequence ATGTCCCGCATCCTGTCGGCCGTCGCGTGGCCGTACGCGAACGGTCCCCGCCACATCGGTCACGTCGCCGGCTTCGGCGTCCCGTCGGACGTCTTCTCGCGCTACATGCGCATGGCGGGCCACGACGTGCTGATGGTGTCGGGCACCGACGAGCACGGCACGCCGATCCTCGTCGAGGCCGAGAAGCAGGGCACGACGCCGCAGGCGCTCGCGGACAAGTACAACCGGGTGATCGCGGAGGACCTCACCGCGCTGGGCCTGACGTACGACCTGTTCACGCGCACGACGACGCGCAACCACTACGCGGTCGTGCAGGAGATGTTCCGCACGGTGCACGCCAACGGCTACATGATCGAGAAGACGACCATGGGGGCCATCAGCCCGAGCACGGGCCGCACGCTGCCGGACCGCTACATCGAGGGCACGTGCCCGATCTGCGGCTACGACGGCGCGCGCGGCGACCAGTGCGACAACTGCGGCAACCAGCTCGACCCGGTGGACCTCGTCAACCCGCGCAGCCGGATCAACGGCGAGAAGCCGAAGTTCGTCGAGTCGACGCACTTCTTCCTCGACCTGCCGGCGTTCGCGAACGCGCTCGACGCGTGGCTGCGCACGCGCTCCGACTGGCGCCCGAACGTCCTGAACTTCTCGCTCAACCTCATCGACGACATGCGTCCGCGCGCGATGACGCGCGACATCGACTGGGGCATCCCGGTGCCGCTCGCGGGCTGGGAGGAGAACCCGAACAAGCGCCTGTACGTGTGGTTCGACGCGGTGATCGGCTACCTGTCGGCGTCGATCGAGTGGGCGCGCCGCTCGGGTGACCCGGACGCCTGGCGCCAGTGGTGGAACGACCCGGACGCGCGGTCGTACTACTTCATGGGCAAGGACAACATCACGTTCCACTCGCAGATCTGGCCGGCGGAGCTGCTGGGCTACGACGGCAAGGGCGCGAAGGGCGGCGCCCCGGGCGCGTACGGCGAGCTGCAGCTGCCGACGGAGGTCGTCAGCAGCGAGTTCCTCACGATGGAGGGGAAGAAGTTCGCGTCGTCGCGCGGCATCGTCATCTACGTGCGCGACATGCTGGCGCGCTACCAGCCGGACGCGCTGCGCTACTTCATCGCGGTCGCGGGCCCGGAGAGCCAGGACTCCGACTTCACGTGGTCGGACTTCCTGCGCCGGACGAACGACGAGCTCGTCGCGGGCTGGGGCAACCTGGTGAACCGCACGGCGAGCATGATCCACAAGAACTTCGGCGAGATCCCGGCGGCGGGCGAGCTGCTGGACGTGGACCGGGCGATCCTCGACCAGTCGCGGGCGTCGTTCGCCGCGGTGGGCGACCTCATCGGCACGCACCGGCACAAGGCGGCGATCGCGGAGGCGATGCGGGTGGTGCAGGAGGCGAACCGGTACGTCTCGGAGACGGAGCCGTGGAAGCTCAAGGGTGACCGTGAGCGCCTCGGGACGGTGCTGAACACCGCGGCGCAGGTGGTCGTGGACGCGAACACGCTGCTCGCGCCGTTCCTGCCGCACTCGGCGCAGAAGGTGCACGAGACGTTCGGCGGCACGGGTGTGTTCGCGCCGCAGCCCCGCCTGGACGAGGTCACGGACCTGGACGACGAGTCGCGCCACTACCCGGTGATCACGGGGGACTACTCCGACGTGCCGGCGTGGGCCTCGCCGACGCTGACGCCGGGCACGCCCGTGGGTGCCCCGACGCCGGTGTTCACGAAGCTCGACGACTCGATCGTCGAGGAGGAGCTCGCCCGGTACCAGAACCGCTGA
- a CDS encoding PQQ-dependent sugar dehydrogenase produces the protein MVGVVVGGALLAGCVEPAPTSGPTSLGSPVEGPTTSVPTDPEAGATTGPAVVQPSGPATVELDVATLATGLDVPWGIAPLEDGRSLVTLREEARLVLVDAGGTVTPVTGPGARQLADVVVPQGEGGLLGVAVVGASADGLDVALYTTTAQDNRVLRARLTGDTLGPLTAVLTGIPAARNHDGGRLAVGPDGFLYVSTGDAGDPRRAQDPDDLGGKILRLTPDGDAAPGNPVDGSPVWSLGHRNVQGLGWSSDGRMFASEFGQNTWDELNVIHRGANYGWPVVEGQGGAGDGFVDPVAVWPTSDASPSGLAVTEEAVYVAGLRGQRLWRVPLRPAAATDADGVGEPHALLERQHGRLRAAAVAADGTLLVVTGNTDGRGDPRPGDDRILRLTIR, from the coding sequence GTGGTCGGGGTCGTCGTCGGGGGAGCCCTGCTCGCGGGGTGCGTCGAACCCGCGCCGACGAGCGGGCCGACGAGCCTGGGGTCGCCGGTCGAGGGTCCGACGACGAGCGTGCCGACCGACCCGGAGGCCGGTGCGACGACCGGGCCCGCTGTCGTCCAGCCGTCCGGACCCGCGACCGTCGAGCTGGACGTCGCGACGCTCGCGACCGGGCTGGACGTGCCGTGGGGGATCGCCCCGCTGGAGGACGGCCGCTCGCTCGTGACGCTGCGCGAGGAGGCACGCCTCGTGCTCGTCGACGCGGGCGGCACCGTCACACCGGTGACCGGACCGGGTGCGCGCCAGCTCGCGGACGTCGTCGTGCCGCAGGGCGAGGGCGGTCTGCTGGGCGTCGCCGTGGTGGGCGCGTCGGCGGACGGCCTCGACGTCGCGCTGTACACGACGACCGCGCAGGACAACCGCGTCCTGCGCGCGAGGCTCACGGGCGACACGCTCGGACCGCTCACCGCGGTGCTCACGGGCATCCCGGCGGCGCGCAACCACGACGGCGGTCGGCTCGCGGTCGGTCCGGACGGGTTCCTGTACGTGAGCACGGGCGACGCGGGCGACCCGCGCCGCGCGCAGGACCCCGACGACCTGGGCGGCAAGATCCTGCGCCTCACGCCCGACGGCGACGCCGCGCCCGGCAACCCGGTGGACGGCTCGCCGGTGTGGAGCCTCGGGCACCGCAACGTGCAGGGCCTGGGCTGGTCGTCGGACGGGCGGATGTTCGCGTCCGAGTTCGGCCAGAACACGTGGGACGAGCTCAACGTGATCCACCGGGGCGCGAACTACGGCTGGCCGGTCGTCGAGGGGCAGGGCGGTGCGGGCGACGGGTTCGTCGACCCGGTCGCGGTGTGGCCGACGTCCGACGCGTCCCCGAGCGGGCTCGCGGTGACCGAGGAGGCCGTGTACGTCGCGGGGCTGCGCGGTCAGCGGCTGTGGCGCGTGCCGCTGCGGCCCGCGGCGGCGACCGACGCCGACGGCGTGGGGGAGCCGCACGCGTTGCTCGAGCGTCAGCACGGGCGCCTGCGCGCGGCCGCGGTCGCGGCGGACGGCACGCTGCTCGTCGTCACGGGCAACACCGACGGGCGCGGTGACCCGCGCCCGGGCGACGACCGGATCCTGCGCCTGACGATCCGCTGA
- a CDS encoding HAAS signaling domain-containing protein yields the protein MSRTPAPEHPLVAAYLADLERALVAADPREREDTLDAVREHLLEALGAKPSTADVTEVLTDLGSVDVIAASVTPAGRPPVVALAAAQETLTAPAVAGRPAGPDAGSVVALVAGAFALLLVLLVPLLAIPVALVALVVAVLRVRRTAGSGALAWSAVVLSGSALLVAALLSLSLLATGSDHDPAPGPVHSEPLDQG from the coding sequence ATGAGCCGGACCCCCGCCCCCGAGCACCCGCTCGTCGCGGCGTACCTCGCCGACCTCGAGCGCGCGCTCGTCGCCGCCGACCCGCGTGAGCGCGAGGACACGCTCGACGCCGTGCGCGAGCACCTCCTCGAGGCGCTCGGCGCGAAGCCGTCGACCGCCGACGTCACCGAGGTCCTCACGGACCTCGGGTCGGTGGACGTGATCGCCGCGAGCGTCACGCCCGCCGGCCGGCCACCCGTCGTGGCGCTCGCCGCCGCGCAGGAGACGCTCACCGCACCCGCGGTGGCCGGGCGACCCGCCGGACCGGACGCCGGCTCGGTCGTCGCGCTCGTCGCCGGGGCGTTCGCGCTCCTGCTGGTGCTGCTCGTCCCCCTCCTGGCGATCCCGGTCGCGCTCGTCGCGCTCGTCGTCGCGGTCCTGCGCGTGCGGCGCACCGCCGGCAGCGGCGCGCTCGCGTGGTCGGCCGTCGTGCTCTCGGGCTCCGCGCTGCTCGTCGCCGCGCTCCTCAGCCTGTCGCTGCTGGCGACGGGCAGCGACCATGACCCCGCCCCGGGACCGGTGCACAGTGAGCCCCTTGACCAGGGGTGA
- a CDS encoding bile acid:sodium symporter family protein yields the protein MTRPGTSALARVKAWVDPLVVMILTVLAVGLLWPATGALADVLEVVRTVAIVVLFGLYGARMPTHEVLRGLRNWRLQGSMLTATFVVFPLLGLAAQLLPDAVLAPELQSGVLYLSLLPSTVQASVVFTSVARGDVAGAITGATISNVAGVVLTPALVAVLLGATSGGLHGDAVRSVLLQILLPFVVGQALERWTGAWLRAHKRLTQVTDRVVILLVAYTSVSQAQTSGAWDHVTLAALVVLALVCAVLLAVMLSLTWWAGGRLGLDRGARIALLMCGSKKSLATGLPMAAVLFSPVVAATVALPVIVFHQIQLATCAVVARRLGGVR from the coding sequence GTGACCAGGCCCGGGACGTCCGCGCTCGCGCGGGTCAAGGCGTGGGTCGACCCGCTCGTCGTCATGATCCTCACCGTGCTCGCCGTCGGGCTCCTGTGGCCCGCGACCGGCGCGCTCGCGGACGTGCTCGAGGTCGTCCGGACCGTCGCGATCGTCGTGCTGTTCGGCCTGTACGGCGCGCGGATGCCCACGCACGAGGTGCTGCGCGGCCTGCGCAACTGGCGCCTGCAGGGCTCGATGCTCACCGCGACGTTCGTCGTCTTCCCCCTCCTCGGCCTCGCCGCGCAGCTCCTGCCCGACGCCGTGCTGGCGCCCGAGCTGCAGTCCGGCGTGCTGTACCTGTCGCTCCTGCCGTCGACCGTGCAGGCCTCGGTGGTGTTCACCTCCGTCGCGCGCGGCGATGTCGCCGGGGCCATCACGGGCGCGACGATCTCCAACGTCGCCGGCGTCGTGCTCACCCCCGCGCTCGTCGCCGTGCTGCTCGGCGCCACCTCGGGCGGCCTGCACGGCGACGCCGTGCGCAGCGTGCTGCTGCAGATCCTGCTGCCGTTCGTCGTCGGGCAGGCGCTCGAGCGCTGGACCGGCGCGTGGCTGCGCGCGCACAAGCGCCTCACGCAGGTCACCGACCGCGTCGTCATCCTGCTCGTCGCCTACACGTCGGTGAGCCAGGCGCAGACCTCGGGTGCGTGGGACCACGTGACGCTCGCCGCGCTCGTCGTGCTGGCGCTCGTGTGCGCGGTGCTGCTCGCCGTCATGCTGTCGCTCACGTGGTGGGCCGGCGGGCGGCTCGGGCTCGACCGCGGCGCGCGGATCGCGCTGCTCATGTGCGGCTCCAAGAAGAGCCTCGCGACCGGTCTGCCGATGGCCGCGGTGCTGTTCTCGCCCGTCGTCGCGGCGACCGTCGCGCTGCCCGTGATCGTGTTCCACCAGATCCAGCTGGCGACGTGCGCCGTGGTGGCCCGGCGCCTGGGCGGCGTCCGGTAG